CCTCAGCAATAAGATCAGCTATGTATTTATCCTCTAAATTTAATATAGCATAGACAATGTTATCCTCACCTTTTAAAGCGATTTTTTCGCCAAGTTTAAGTGAGCTAGCCTCTTCATTGCTAACCCCTAAAACTATCGGCACTGACCAAATTACCCCATTACGCAAACGACAATTATTAAGAACTGAATAATAGTCCATTTCATCTAAAAAACCTTCAATAGGACTATAAAGGCCAGTAGCTATGTTTTCTAATTCCGCTAATTGTTCCTGTCTTAAAACTAGTTGAGGCATTTCTTTCGCTCTTGCCAAAAGTTCAACTCTTTCTTCCCCTCGAACAATCCTATCTACCAGTTTACCACCATGTGCATTAATCATCTCTAAACCTCCTATTTATAAATATCAGAAAAATAAAAACACCTATATATTCTATGGGTTTAGATTAAACTTTGTGCAAGATATAAGCTTGCCTATGCTTCTTTTACTTTCCTTAAGCTTTCTTCATTTATTCTAATATCTCCTAATTCTACATCTGGAGATGTCTCACCATGGAAATCAGATCCACCAGTTATTAACAGATCTAAATCTTCAGCAATTTTTTTATAATATTTACTTGTTTCCTGGTCATGCTTGGAATGATATACCTCAACTCCATCCAGTCCTATATCCCTTAATTTTTCAATTCCCTCCCGATCAAAAGAATCCCCTTTATTTACAAGATACGGGTGAGCAAGTACTGCTACTCCACCTGCCTTATGAATTAGTTCAATAGCATTTTCAGGAGCAATCCTCTCTTTTGGTACATAAGCTCTACCACCATTAGCAATATACTCTTTAGTAAATGCCTCTTCAATCTTATTTATATACCCAGCATGTAACAAAGCTTTCGCTATATGAGGCCTGCCAATATATTTATCTCCAGCAAGTTCCTTAACATCTAGATATGAAATCTTTACCCCAATTTCGTTCAATTTTTTTACCATCTTTTCCGCTCGTTCTTGACGAATCTTAAATAATCTTTTAACTTCTTCCAGGAAAAAATCTGCCTTATAGTCAATCTTATAGCCCAATATATGTATTTCAGCTTTATCACAGTATGTAGATAATTCAATAGCAGGAATAACCTCTATGCCTTTTTCTTTCCCGGCAATAATCATTTTCTCTACACCTTCTACTGTATCATGATCCGCCAGGGCAATCGCTTTTAGACCCTTTTCTATGGCCATATCTACTAACTGTTCCGGACTATAGCTACCATCTGAAAAAATAGAATGAACATGTAAATCTGCTACCATATGCCTCACTCACCAATCACTTTAACTAGAACTCTCTTTTTTCTTCTACCATCAAATTCACCATAGAAGATCTGTTCCCATGGACCAAAATCCAGCTTGCCTTCTGTAATAGCAACTACAACTTCTCTACCCATAATCTGTCTTTTCAAATGAGCATCTCCATTATCTTCAAAGCCATTATGACGATATCTGGAGATGGGTTCATGAGGGGCTAATTCTTCTAACCAGTCTTTATAATCTTCATGCAAGCCAGATTCATCATCATTAATAAAAACACTGGCTGTAATATGCATAGCATTAACCAAACAAAGACCTTCCTTAATACCACTTTTCCTAAGAACTTCCTCAACATCAGCAGTAATATTGATCAATTCCATCCTCTTCTCTGTCTCATAATAGAGATATTTCCTCAACGATTTCATAAATTACGCTCCTTGTATAGTAATATTGGTATTTTTTATATAAAAGATACCATAATTATATTATACCTTATTCTTTCTCTTCAAACAATTTTTTACCATCAATTAAGTCCATACTATTATTTTCCTCTTGTTCTTTATTAGCCATAATATTAAATGATTTTATCATATTCTCCATATTACTAGGCAGAAATACTGTGGTGGCCTTACCCTGACCAAGATTTTTACTAATACGCTCTGCATTAAATAGCTGTAGATAATCTGACAATATCCCTGGGTGCTCCTCAAGAACCTTAGCTATTTTCTCATATCCATAAAATTCAGCATCAAATTTATTCTTTTCTGCCTCTGCTTCAGCTTTTGACTTAATAACTATAGCCTCTGCTTCCATTTCTGCGTACTCCTTTAATGCTTTTGCCTCTTCCAATTTTGCTGCTTTTTCAGCCTTAGCTTCTTCAATTCTAGCTTCTTTTAAAGCCTGTGCCTTCATTATTTTCTTTCTTTTTTCCAACTCAGTATGCTTCTGTTCAATTAGCTCAGCTGCTAAATCCCCAAGTTCAAATTCCTTAATCTCCAATTGAGTTACATCGATTCCCCAATTAGAAACTGCTTCATCTGATTCCTTACGTAATCTCTCCGAAACAACAGCTCTAGATACATAGACTTCTTCTAAGTTTAGCCTACCAATTTCATCACGTAAAATTGAACGAATAGTAAGTTGTAAAGACTTAACATAATCGTTTACATGAAAAACAGCCTTATTTGCTTCAACTACCTTAAAAAACACAATTGCATCGACTTTAAACTCTACATTATCAGCTGATATAACTTTCTCACTAGGAAAATCAAAAACAACTTCTTTAATATCCACTTCATAAGTTTCTTTAATGTCTAAAGTAACAGGATCTGTTACATAAAAATAATGAACCTGACCAAACAGCCCAAACATAAACAAAAAGGATCTCAAACCAGGCCTTAGTGTTTTCACATACTTTCCAAACCTTGTAACTATAACATTAGTCCCTTCCTTTACAAAAACAAAACGAAATAATCCCAGTGTAAGCCAGGTCAAAATAGTATCAACACTTATTCTTTCACTTAATCTAGTAGTATACATAAAAAGCATCCCCCTATATTTTTAATAATCAAGCTAAATTATGCTTGTTTATTAAAATATATTGGGATGCACTATAAAATAATACATTTGCTTTACAAAATTAATCTTAATGATAATTTTTACTAAAATAAAATATCTGTTTTTTATATTTATATTCTACCAATACAACATTTCTTATATTTCTTGCCACTACCACAGACACATATATCATTTCGTCCAATATCCCATAGCTCGTCCTGAATTTTTACTAATTCTTTTTGAATAACTGTAGGAGTTTGTCGCTTCTGTAACCTCCAGGCTATTTCTTTCATATATGGATCAATATATTTAAAAAATCTTTGATATGCAAAACATAGATAATTTAAACCCTTTTCTCCATCTTCAGTACTAATAATTCTATTTTTGGGACAGCCTCCCTGACAGATAAAATTAACTTCACAATTCAGGCATTTTTCTGGTAAAGAATCATATTTATCATTACCAAAATCTTTTTGTTGATTAGAATTGACCAGTTCCAGCAATGGCGTTTCTTTAATATTTCCTAACTTATAATCATCAAAAACAAAGTGATCACAGGAATACAGATCACCATTATGCTCCATAACCTCCGCATTACCACAAGTCTTAGAAAAGACACATAATCCTGCCTTATAACCAGCCCATACTCGAACCGCCTCTTCAAAGATCTGTATATTAATTTGGCCATAATCATTTTTTAACCACTGATCAAATATAGAAATCAAAAAGTAAGCATAATCTTCTGGCTTAACTGAATGATTAAGATTGCCATTACTATCATTCTCCACAATAGGAATAAATTGAATAAAATCAATAGCTAAATCTTTAAAAAAATTATATATCTCCAGTGGATATTTAGCATTAAGATCATTTACCACACATAGTATATTAAAATCTACCTTATATTTCTGTAAAAGCTTAATAGACTCCACTACTTTTTGATGAGTACTGACCCCTTTTTTATCCTTGCGGTAGTGATCATGAATCCAGTCAGGTCCATCAATACTAACACCCAGAAGGAAATTGTTATCACTAAAAAACTGACACCACTTTTCATCAATTAAAAGAGCATTAGTTTGAAAGCTATTCTGGCATTTCCAGCCTTCAGGCAAATATTTTTCCTGTAATTCTACTGCCTTTTTAAAAAATTCTAGCCCTCTCAAAGTAGGTTCTCCACCCTGCCAGCCAAAATTAACAAAAGGGCCCGGTTGAGCTTCAATATATTGCTTGGTAAAGTTTTCAATTAAGTTATAATCCATTTTAAAAGAAGTATCACTGGAATAAGAATCAATTTTATCCAGGTAATAACAATAATCACAGTTAAGATTACAGGCAGGCCCACTGGGGAAAACCATGACATTAAAAAATCTTTTCTTGAGTTTAAATGATTTATCTTTATCGTCAAAATTAATTTCAGTCATCTGCAATACCCCTTAATTTTTAAAATTAAAAAACATTTAAAATATAGAACTCCTTTTACATCAATTATATATAAAAATTTGCTTCTTGAAAAGACATTTTCTTTTATTATTTACTATTTAAACATTCAAATTATTTCATTTTATAGTATAAAGTCCTTATTTTTTTATTATTCTTAACTAATAAAATAAATCTCTTTTTAAAAAATCTATTATATATTAAGTTAAATTCAAAATAATACTTAATAATTATAATTGTAGTTACAAAAGTAATTAAAGTAAAATTATAAATCATGGCTCTTCTTTCATATCCTAGTTGCATCATAATTAAACCAATTACCATTGCTAGCAAAAAAGACGAATAAAAAACTTGTAGTTCACTACCGTTAATATTGCTAATAGATTTTGAACCTATCTTTATGCCAAAATATGCAGTGAGTGCCAAAAATATGATTGGGGCAATTTGTATATTACCACCTGATAACCGTAAGTATACTGCATATATATTTGATAATAGTATTACTAATAAGCTTGTCCCTACAGCTTTATGAATTTTCATATTTAAAAACATAACAGACATAGGTACTAGAAAAAACCCACCACAAACGCCCATGAATACTTTAACAAAACCTCCTAGAAGTCCAACTATTACCATATTAAATAAGCCAACAGAGCATATTTTTTTTTCAAGATCAAATTTTGAGCTTTTTATTAAATATTTTTGGAAAAAATTAGGATTATCATTGCTATGGGAAATGTTATCATTTTTTGATGTATTTACCCTTTTCTTTAGTAAAGGCATAATGCCTAATGAAAGTAACATTACTATATAAAGATATCTGGAAATATTATCTGCAAGTCCTAAGTAATTCAAATGAATATATAAAGGCTCTGATAAGGCCACTCCTATAGTTGCAGTAATAGCTATAATAATTCCTACTTTAAATATAACATTTTTCTTTAGATAATGTTTAAAACCAGCTACCGAAGCAGTAATTGTTCCAAAAGATAAAGCTGTTGCTCCTGCCTGTACCATAGAAAATCCTAAAAAATTTAATGATGGAGTAACTATAAAGGCACCACCTACCCCAAAAAACGCACTTAAAACCCCCGTGTTAAATCCAAGTAATAAGATCAATAAAACCATTCCTAGCTCTAAACCAAGTATACTCATTATTATTTACCCCTTCTCTCTTTAAAAGCATATAGTTTTAAAAACATATAACAAACACTAACTTTCCTAAAAAAAATACAAGATTTGCCATCTTGTGTAGACAAGTTTTAGGGTTAAAATTTTTTGCTTATTTAACCAGCAAAAACCCCTGCATAAATGGTTTAATTTGAATAAGTGTTCATCTTGTCTACACAAGTATATCTTAAGTAAATAAGCTTGTCAAGCTTATTTGTTAATTTTACAACCAATTTTATTGTCAAATCTTTATACAGTAAAACTCCAGAATCTGAAGTTAAATTACCACCTTGAATGATTTAAATATGGGTTTAAATCCGTTTTATTTTATAATATAATATCCATTAGGGAAGCCCTCCTTTTAGTAGTGTGGTTACTATTATTATAAAGGATTCGGGCTTCCTTTTCTACATTTTCAAAGATTCTTTACCAGCTCTTAGGTGATAAATTTTATTGGTAAAAACAATTGATATTGCAAGCTTGAACATAATTGATGATTTAGTCAAAAACCCTTTTTACTGTTACGAAATTTCTTATTAGCTTCACAGATTACTCT
The genomic region above belongs to Halanaerobiaceae bacterium ANBcell28 and contains:
- a CDS encoding PHP domain-containing protein is translated as MVADLHVHSIFSDGSYSPEQLVDMAIEKGLKAIALADHDTVEGVEKMIIAGKEKGIEVIPAIELSTYCDKAEIHILGYKIDYKADFFLEEVKRLFKIRQERAEKMVKKLNEIGVKISYLDVKELAGDKYIGRPHIAKALLHAGYINKIEEAFTKEYIANGGRAYVPKERIAPENAIELIHKAGGVAVLAHPYLVNKGDSFDREGIEKLRDIGLDGVEVYHSKHDQETSKYYKKIAEDLDLLITGGSDFHGETSPDVELGDIRINEESLRKVKEA
- a CDS encoding secondary thiamine-phosphate synthase enzyme YjbQ; amino-acid sequence: MKSLRKYLYYETEKRMELINITADVEEVLRKSGIKEGLCLVNAMHITASVFINDDESGLHEDYKDWLEELAPHEPISRYRHNGFEDNGDAHLKRQIMGREVVVAITEGKLDFGPWEQIFYGEFDGRRKKRVLVKVIGE
- a CDS encoding stomatin-like protein codes for the protein MYTTRLSERISVDTILTWLTLGLFRFVFVKEGTNVIVTRFGKYVKTLRPGLRSFLFMFGLFGQVHYFYVTDPVTLDIKETYEVDIKEVVFDFPSEKVISADNVEFKVDAIVFFKVVEANKAVFHVNDYVKSLQLTIRSILRDEIGRLNLEEVYVSRAVVSERLRKESDEAVSNWGIDVTQLEIKEFELGDLAAELIEQKHTELEKRKKIMKAQALKEARIEEAKAEKAAKLEEAKALKEYAEMEAEAIVIKSKAEAEAEKNKFDAEFYGYEKIAKVLEEHPGILSDYLQLFNAERISKNLGQGKATTVFLPSNMENMIKSFNIMANKEQEENNSMDLIDGKKLFEEKE
- a CDS encoding anaerobic sulfatase maturase, translating into MTEINFDDKDKSFKLKKRFFNVMVFPSGPACNLNCDYCYYLDKIDSYSSDTSFKMDYNLIENFTKQYIEAQPGPFVNFGWQGGEPTLRGLEFFKKAVELQEKYLPEGWKCQNSFQTNALLIDEKWCQFFSDNNFLLGVSIDGPDWIHDHYRKDKKGVSTHQKVVESIKLLQKYKVDFNILCVVNDLNAKYPLEIYNFFKDLAIDFIQFIPIVENDSNGNLNHSVKPEDYAYFLISIFDQWLKNDYGQINIQIFEEAVRVWAGYKAGLCVFSKTCGNAEVMEHNGDLYSCDHFVFDDYKLGNIKETPLLELVNSNQQKDFGNDKYDSLPEKCLNCEVNFICQGGCPKNRIISTEDGEKGLNYLCFAYQRFFKYIDPYMKEIAWRLQKRQTPTVIQKELVKIQDELWDIGRNDICVCGSGKKYKKCCIGRI
- a CDS encoding sulfite exporter TauE/SafE family protein, with translation MSILGLELGMVLLILLLGFNTGVLSAFFGVGGAFIVTPSLNFLGFSMVQAGATALSFGTITASVAGFKHYLKKNVIFKVGIIIAITATIGVALSEPLYIHLNYLGLADNISRYLYIVMLLSLGIMPLLKKRVNTSKNDNISHSNDNPNFFQKYLIKSSKFDLEKKICSVGLFNMVIVGLLGGFVKVFMGVCGGFFLVPMSVMFLNMKIHKAVGTSLLVILLSNIYAVYLRLSGGNIQIAPIIFLALTAYFGIKIGSKSISNINGSELQVFYSSFLLAMVIGLIMMQLGYERRAMIYNFTLITFVTTIIIIKYYFEFNLIYNRFFKKRFILLVKNNKKIRTLYYKMK